One genomic region from Marmota flaviventris isolate mMarFla1 chromosome 6, mMarFla1.hap1, whole genome shotgun sequence encodes:
- the Sf3b5 gene encoding splicing factor 3B subunit 5 has protein sequence MTDRYTIHSQLEHLQSKYIGTGHADTTKWEWLVNQHRDSYCSYMGHFDLLNYFAIAENESKARVRFNLMEKMLQPCGPPADKPEEN, from the coding sequence ATGACCGACCGCTACACCATCCACAGCCAGCTGGAGCACCTCCAGTCCAAGTACATCGGCACGGGCCACGCCGACACCACCAAGTGGGAGTGGCTGGTGAACCAGCACCGCGACTCGTACTGCTCCTACATGGGCCACTTCGACCTTCTCAACTACTTCGCCATTGCCGAGAATGAGAGCAAAGCGCGAGTCCGCTTCAACCTGATGGAGAAGATGCTGCAGCCTTGCGGGCCGCCGGCCGACAAGCCCGAGGAGAACTGA